In Calditrichota bacterium, the genomic window GGTGCGGACGGGGTGGAATCCAGGGTGGGACGATGGGCGGGTCTGCGCACCCATGTGGGACTGCACGATATTGAGAGCTGTGCGCAGGTCACGGCGAGTAATGTGGACATCGAAGACACCCACTGCCACTTCTTCTTCGGCCGTCAGGTCGCCCCTGGTGGGTACGCCTGGGTCTTTCCCAAAGGCAATGGGCTTGCCAATATCGGCCTGGGCGTGTCCGGCGACTGCGCGCGGAACAAGCCGGCGTGGGCCTACCTGGAGGAGTTTCTCGCCAGTCGCTTCCCCCGCGTGTCGGTGCTGACCATGGTGGCCGGTGGCGTACCGGTAGCCAAACCCTTGAAGCGGCTGGTCGCCAATGGCCTCATGCTGGTGGGCGATGCAGCACGCCAAGCCAATCCCGTGTCAGGAGGTGGTATCATCTCTGGTATGATCGCGGCCAAGATCGCCGGCCAGGTAGCCGCGCAGGCCATCCGCGAGGGCGATGTCTCCGAGGCCCGATTGCAGGAGTATGTCGCACGGTGGCATCAGCAAGAGGGTAGGGCCCACGAGCGGTTCTACAGGCTCAAGGAGGCCATCTGGCGGCTGACCGATGACGACCTGAACCGCACCGCCGAAGGTTACCTCCGCACGGCTCCAGAAAAGCGTTCATTGCTGAGCCTCTTCGCCACGGCGCTGGTCAATCAGCCCAAGCTGATACTTGAGGCTGCCAAGGTGTTCGTGTGAAACTGCAGGGAAGTGGAGATGCCGTACCTCTTTGACCCGAAAGAAAGCCGCGTGTGGACCGTTCCCAACATGCTCACGGTACTCCGCTTCTTCTTCCTCGTGCCCATCTACCTGTGTCTTCGGCAGGATGCGCCGCGCGCTGATTTGACAGCGGCAGGCCTGATGGTGGTTGCCGCCGGCACCGACTTTTTCGACGGGCTTCTTGCCCGCCGCCTGCGGCAGACGTCCAATGTGGGGCGCATCCTCGACCCGCTGGCAGACAAGGTGTGCGCAATCTTCGTGTTGGCTATGCTCGTGGGCCTGGGCAGGGTGTCAAGCTGGTATCTTGCTGCAGTGGTGGCGCGCGACCTATTGATTCTTGCAGCAGGAGCGTTCCTGATTCTTGGTAAACGGTTCGTCTCCGAGTCGAATCTGGTGGGCAAGATGACCGCGGCCTCCGTCGTGCTCGTCATCGTCGCCTCCACTCTAAGGCTCGGCATAATCGCCACGTTGCTCGTCTGGCTCTCGAGTCTGCTGCTACTGGCGTCACTCGTGAGTTACGGGCTCGTCTTTGCACGGCTTGTGCGCAGCGCTCCGTCCCCAGGAAAGGGGGCAAGCGCCCGTGCCGTCGAGGGAGAAAGGCAATGAGCGCCGTGATGAGTCGGCTCCGCTCCGGCCTGCTGAAGACCAGACTCGCCCTGAGCGAAGGCCTGGCACGGGTGGTGGGCACAAAGCGGCCCCTGGACAGCCAGTTCTTGGCCGAACTGGAGGAGGTGCTGATCGCTGCCGACGTTGGGGTTGCGGTGAGCGAAAAGCTTGTGGCTCAGTTGCAAGAAGCACTCCGCACTCTCCCGACCTCTGACCCGCAGCAGGTCGTCAAGCTCCTGCAGGAGCAATTGGTGCTGCTCCTCGACGGCGGTTCCTCAGACGGACCGGCACCCGCTCACCAGCCCTACGTCATTTTGGTGGTCGGCG contains:
- a CDS encoding NAD(P)/FAD-dependent oxidoreductase yields the protein MGRWAGLRTHVGLHDIESCAQVTASNVDIEDTHCHFFFGRQVAPGGYAWVFPKGNGLANIGLGVSGDCARNKPAWAYLEEFLASRFPRVSVLTMVAGGVPVAKPLKRLVANGLMLVGDAARQANPVSGGGIISGMIAAKIAGQVAAQAIREGDVSEARLQEYVARWHQQEGRAHERFYRLKEAIWRLTDDDLNRTAEGYLRTAPEKRSLLSLFATALVNQPKLILEAAKVFV
- a CDS encoding CDP-alcohol phosphatidyltransferase family protein produces the protein MPYLFDPKESRVWTVPNMLTVLRFFFLVPIYLCLRQDAPRADLTAAGLMVVAAGTDFFDGLLARRLRQTSNVGRILDPLADKVCAIFVLAMLVGLGRVSSWYLAAVVARDLLILAAGAFLILGKRFVSESNLVGKMTAASVVLVIVASTLRLGIIATLLVWLSSLLLLASLVSYGLVFARLVRSAPSPGKGASARAVEGERQ